A genome region from Portunus trituberculatus isolate SZX2019 chromosome 18, ASM1759143v1, whole genome shotgun sequence includes the following:
- the LOC123505758 gene encoding uncharacterized transmembrane protein DDB_G0289901-like — MWKVVVVAVVLGTAARGEGPGKDRGSRLSLADLVGPPRDGPGYVVRHFGQGGDDSDYSSEEFPPLMPYEFAYEVKDDATTNYHNRVEFVEDGILQGSYSILSPDGVVRTSVYTDSGKGFEVTLHEVPTDIVVIGSGLPGDPALKSGGRYNYRSRGSSSSGSSSSFESFSGSSSGRFSSGSSSFRGSSRHDESDGGDLLLTNDKSALEAFDRDGERKGSFIGSSDFKSSSRHEESGGFDVFSNGKSAFESHSITGSSDSSDSVGSVSTASGSSASSSGSATHSSGSSGFSSGSSHSSGSSGFSSGSTGGLSHSSGSSGSTSGSSHSSGSRGSSSGSVDQSSGSSGSASGSSGGSGSAGGSSGSSGSASGSSGGSGSAGGSSGGSGSAGGSSGGSGSAGGSSGSSGSASGSSGGSGSAGGSSGGSGSAGGSSGSSGSAGGSSGGSGSAGGSSGGSGSAGGSSGGSGSAGGSSGGSGSAGGSSGGSGSAGGSSGGSGSAGGSSGGSGSAGGSSGGSGSAGGSSGGSGSAGGSSGGSGSAGGSSGGSGSAGGSSGGSGSAGGSSGGSGSAGGSSGGSGSAGGSSGGSGSAGGSSGSSGSAGGSSGGSGSAGGSSGGSGSAGGSSGGSGSASGSSGGSGSASGSSGSSGSASGSSGSSGSASGSSGSSGSASGSSASTGSGSEAAASSASSSGSVDQGSASSGSASAAAASSASSSGSGDQGSASSGSASDAAASSASSSGSGDQGSASSGSASAAAASSASSSGSVDQGSASSGSASAAAASSASSSGSGDQGSASSGSASAAAASSASSSGSVDQGSASSGSASAAAASSASSSGSGDQGSASSGSASAAAASSASSSGSVDQGSASSGSASAAAASSASSSGSGDQGSASSGSASAAAASSASSSGSVDQGSASSGSGSASSASSGSASSAAANSASSSGSADQGSASGGSAASSAAASSASSSGSVHQGSVSSGSASSAAAGSASTSGSLDQESASSGSASSAAASSASSVGSVDQGSASSGSAASAAGVSSASSSGSVDQGSASSGSAASAAAASSVSSSGSVDQGSASSGSASAAAASSASSSGSVDQGSASSGSAASAAAASSASSSGSVDQGSASSGSAASAAAASSASSSGSVDQGSASSGSDASAAAASSASSSGSVDQGSASSGSASAAAASSASSSGSVDHGSASSGSASAAAASSASSSGSVDQESASSGSSGSSGSASSAAVSSASGSGSVDQGSASSGSAASAAAASSASSSGSVDQVSGSSISVDHSSGTSTTSSGSASLSAGSSGSSSGSVSHSSDSTGSVSLSTVSSGSDGGSLSLVSGGTGFGSGLASLVSGDSGLSSLVSGASGSGGESVSVVSSGSGSSSGGAGGEGNVNLQDQTVFIIHPDFFSSQGNPSPIQEPIIIVSDNNFAQQALGGVAGIGDLGGVNRLGVAAADAAIDQAITESAATTGSIDASISGSSGSSVSSGNEGASSQGVSESSFTSSAVGETSTSTNNGAEFAVSSNSGAGESEGSSASSAADVAAAASASGSSSNLVSEGGSTSGASGLSSGSTSEGDSLFVAMDSASTSSTRSSLDSSSSSASGLSSNSGSEGASLFVISESAGDSSTSAGASAGQVSISSSSDGSGSSANSGVTDSSSSSSSSGFTEIATIASSDTAGSNVGTELSSILSSVGVPLETSNGNNVLISSSGSGTNDFLVSNQVASNRIGAVANGIESSQNGAFRGRGSNSFSSSGGSIGSNRFSGSRSNGFIEASSGRTSSSGFGIPLTPVVFNQNAARNTRPEFSSSRVPLQPSGGLLASLSPSQTARGRHVIRSDSGQNTGVFFTQGGSQPLSHNSQSTISRLPVTRVTSVSRLPTASAQRNTNNVFNTLPSGATRFFTSGRNTNTLQTTDKISTASRRNGSGGFNVLPTPDAALAFGNRNPAISSSSQNFNRPSRRTPPFATSNSRRRVRPVRRRQRVGTF, encoded by the exons gtggtggtggtggctgtggtgctgGGAACGGCAGCAAGAGGGGAGGGCCCAGGGAAGGATAGAGGGTCTCGTCTAAGCCTGGCAGACCTAGTTGGCCCTCCCCGTGATGGCCCCGGCTATGTGGTGCGTCACTTTGGCCAAGGAGGAGATGATAGTGATTACAGCAGCGAAGAATTCCCG CCACTCATGCCCTACGAATTTGCATACGAAGTTAAAGACGACGCCACGACGAATTACCATAACCGGGTTGAGTTTGTGGAGGACGGCATTCTTCAGGGCAGCTACAGCATCCTCTCTCCCGACGGCGTAGTGAGGACCTCCGTCTACACCGACTCAGGCAAAGGCTTCGAG GTGACTCTGCACGAAGTACCAACAGACATTGTTGTCATCGGTTCAGGCCTCCCAGGAGACCCGGCACTCAAGTCTGGCGGCAGATACAACTACCGGTCACGCGGATCTAGCTCGAGCGGTTCAAGCAGTTCCTTTGAATCTTTCTCAGGATCATCAAGCGGGAGGTTCTCAAGTGGATCTTCATCGTTCAGAGGTTCATCGAGACACGACGAATCTGATGGAGGTGATTTATTACTTACGAACGATAAAAGCGCTCTGGAAGCATTTGACAGGGACGGTGAACGAAAGGGGTCCTTCATTGGATCTTCGGATTTCAAGTCCTCTTCAAGACACGAGGAATCAGGTGGATTTGATGTATTTTCCAATGGAAAAAGTGCATTTGAGTCTCACTCAATCACTGGATCAAGCGATAGTTCAGATAGTGTTGGATCAGTCAGTACTGCATCAGGCAGCAGTGCATCCAGCAGCGGATCGGCTACTCACTCATCAGGCAGTAGTGGATTCAGCAGTGGATCAAGTCACTCTTCAGGCAGCAGCGGATTTAGCAGTGGATCAACGGGTGGGTTAAGTCATTCATCAGGCAGTAGTGGATCTACAAGCGGATCAAGTCACTCGTCAGGCAGCAGAGGATCAAGCAGTGGATCAGTGGATCAATCATCAGGCAGCAGTGGATCAGCTAGTGGCTCATCAGGCGGCAGTGGATCAGCTGGTGGCTCATCAGGCAGCAGTGGATCAGCTAGTGGCTCATCAGGCGGCAGTGGATCAGCTGGTGGCTCATCAGGCGGCAGTGGATCAGCTGGTGGCTCATCAGGCGGCAGTGGATCAGCTGGTGGCTCATCAGGCAGCAGTGGATCAGCTAGTGGCTCATCAGGCGGCAGTGGATCAGCTGGTGGCTCATCAGGCGGCAGTGGATCAGCTGGTGGCTCATCAGGCAGCAGTGGATCAGCTGGTGGCTCATCAG GCGGCAGTGGATCAGCTGGTGGCTCATCAGGCGGCAGTGGATCAGCTGGTGGCTCATCAGGCGGCAGTGGATCAGCTGGTGGCTCATCAGGCGGCAGTGGATCAGCTGGTGGCTCATCAGGCGGCAGTGGATCAGCTGGTGGCTCATCAGGCGGCAGTGGATCAGCTGGTGGCTCATCAGGCGGCAGTGGATCAGCTGGTGGCTCATCAGGCGGCAGTGGATCAGCTGGTGGCTCATCAGGCGGCAGTGGATCAGCTGGTGGCTCATCAGGCGGCAGTGGATCAGCTGGTGGCTCATCAGGCGGCAGTGGATCAGCTGGTGGCTCATCAGGCGGCAGTGGATCAGCTGGTGGCTCATCAGGCGGCAGTGGATCAGCTGGTGGCTCATCAGGCGGCAGTGGATCAGCTGGTGGCTCATCAGGCGGCAGTGGATCAGCTGGTGGCTCATCAGGCAGCAGTGGATCAGCTGGTGGCTCATCAGGCGGCAGTGGATCAGCTGGTGGCTCATCAGGCGGCAGTGGATCAGCTGGTGGCTCATCAGGCGGCAGTGGATCAGCTAGTGGCTCATCAGGCGGCAGTGGATCAGCTAGTGGCTCCTCAGGAAGCAGTGGATCAGCTAGTGGCTCCTCAGGAAGCAGTGGATCAGCTAGTGGCTCCTCAGGCAGCAGTGGATCAGCTAGTGGCTCATCAGCAAGTACTGGATCAGgtagtgaagcagcagcaagcagtgcATCCAGCAGTGGATCAGTGGATCAAGGATCAGCCAGCAGTGGATCAGCTAGTGCTGCTGCAGCAAGCAGTGCATCCAGCAGTGGATCAGGGGATCAAGGATCAGCCAGCAGTGGATCAGCTAGTG ATGCTGCAGCAAGCAGTGCATCTAGCAGTGGATCAGGGGATCAAGGATCAGCCAGCAGTGGATCAGCTAGTGCTGCTGCAGCAAGCAGTGCATCTAGCAGTGGATCAGTGGATCAAGGATCAGCCAGCAGTGGATCAGCTAGTGCTGCTGCAGCAAGCAGTGCATCCAGCAGTGGATCAGGGGATCAAGGATCAGCCAGCAGTGGATCAGCTAGTGCTGCTGCAGCAAGCAGTGCATCTAGCAGTGGATCAGTGGATCAAGGATCAGCCAGCAGTGGATCAGCTAGTGCTGCTGCAGCAAGCAGTGCATCCAGCAGTGGATCAGGGGATCAAGGATCAGCCAGCAGTGGATCAGCTAGTGCTGCTGCAGCAAGCAGTGCATCCAGCAGTGGATCAGTGGATCAAGGATCAGCCAGCAGTGGATCAgctagtgcagcagcagcaagcagtgcATCCAGCAGTGGATCAGGGGATCAAGGATCAGCCAGCAGTGGATCAgctagtgcagcagcagcaagcagtgcATCTAGCAGTGGATCAGTGGATCAAGGATCAGCCAGCAGTGGATCAGGTAGTGCTTCATCAGCCAGCAGTGGATCAGCTAGTTCAGCAGCAGCAAATAGTGCTTCCAGCAGTGGATCAGCGGATCAAGGATCAGCCAGCGGTGGATCAGCTGCCAGCTCTGCAGCGGCCAGCAGTGCATCCAGCAGTGGATCAGTGCATCAAGGATCAGTCAGCAGTGGATCAGCTAGTTCGGCAGCAGCAGGCAGTGCATCAACCAGTGGATCATTGGATCAAGAATCAGCCAGCAGTGGATCAGCTAGTTCAGCCGCTGCAAGTAGTGCTTCTAGCGTTGGATCAGTGGATCAAGGTTCAGCCAGCAGTGGATCAGCTGCCAGTGCTGCAGGAGTAAGCAGTGCATCTAGCAGTGGATCAGTGGATCAAGGATCAGCCAGCAGTGGATCAGCTGCCAGCGCTGCTGCAGCAAGCAGTGTATCCAGCAGTGGATCAGTGGATCAAGGATCAGCCAGCAGTGGATCAGCTAGTGCTGCTGCAGCAAGCAGTGCATCCAGCAGTGGATCAGTGGATCAAGGATCAGCCAGCAGTGGATCAGCTGCCAGCGCTGCTGCAGCCAGCAGTGCATCCAGCAGTGGATCAGTGGATCAAGGATCAGCCAGCAGTGGATCAGCTGCCAGCGCTGCTGCAGCCAGCAGTGCATCCAGCAGTGGATCAGTGGATCAAGGATCAGCCAGCAGTGGATCAGATGCCAGCGCTGCTGCAGCAAGCAGTGCATCCAGTAGTGGATCAGTGGATCAAGGATCAGCCAGCAGTGGATCAGCTAGTGCTGCTGCAGCAAGCAGTGCATCTAGCAGTGGATCAGTAGATCATGGATCAGCGAGCAGTGGATCAGCTAGTGCTGCAGCGGCCAGCAGTGCATCCAGCAGTGGATCAGTGGATCAAGAATCAGCCAGCAGTGGTTCATCCGGCAGCAGTGGATCAGCTAGTTCAGCAGCAGTAAGCAGTGCATCAGGCAGTGGATCAGTGGATCAAGGATCAGCCAGCAGTGGATCAGCTGCTAGCGCAGCAGCGGCCAGCAGTGCATCGAGCAGTGGATCTGTGGATCAAGTATCAGGCAGCAGTATATCAGTAGATCACTCATCAGGCACCAGTACAACTAGCAGTGGATCAGCTAGTCTTTCAGCAGGAAGCAGTGGCTCTAGCAGTGGTTCAGTTAGCCACTCGTCAGACAGCACTGGATCAGTTAGTCTTTCAACTGTCAGCAGTGGTTCTGACGGAGGATCACTAAGTCTTGTATCAGGTGGCACTGGATTTGGCAGTGGATTAGCAAGTCTTGTATCTGGAGACAGTGGACTGTCAAGTCTTGTATCAGGTGCAAGTGGATCTGGCGGTGAATCAGTAAGTGTTGTGTCAAGTGGCAGTGGATCTAGCAGCGGTGGGGCAGGCGGTGAAGGAAATGTCAATCTGCAGGACCAGACCGTCTTCATCATCCATCCAGACTTCTTTAGTTCTCAGGGTAACCCTTCGCCTATTCAGGAACCCATCATCATAGTGAGTGATAACAATTTCGCCCAGCAAGCGTTAGGCGGCGTAGCTGGTATAGGCGATCTTGGTGGCGTCAATAGGCTGGGAGTGGCTGCGGCTGATGCAGCTATTGATCAAGCAATTACTGAGTCAGCTGCTACAACTGGATCCATCGATGCTTCTATCTCTGGTTCAAGTGGATCGTCTGTTAGCAGTGGAAATGAAGGTGCATCCTCTCAAGGAGTTAGTGAGTCGTCCTTTACAAGCAGTGCAGTGGGAGAGACCTCCACTAGCACAAACAATGGAGCCGAGTTTGCTGTATCTTCAAATAGCGGTGCTGGTGAATCAGAAggctcttctgcttcttccgctgctgatgttgctgctgctgctagtgcaAGTGGATCGTCTTCAAACCTTGTATCCGAAGGAGGCTCTACATCTGGTGCAAGTGGACTGTCTTCAGGCAGCACATCAGAGGGCGATTCTTTGTTCGTAGCTATGGACTCAGCAAGTACTTCATCAACCAGATCATCTTTAGATAGTTCTTCTTCTAGTGCAAGTGGATTGTCTTCTAACAGTGGATCAGAGGGTGCTTCTTTGTTCGTAATCAGTGAGTCAGCTGGTGATTCTTCGACTTCAGCAGGCGCATCTGCAGGTCAAGTATCCATAAGTTCTTCATCTGATGGAAGTGGTTCATCTGCTAACAGTGGAGTAACCGATTCATCTTCATCTAGTTCTAGTTCAGGATTCACTGAAATCGCAACTATTGCTTCTTCTGATACAGCTGGATCAAATGTAGGCACTGAATTGTCAAGTATCCTGAGCTCTGTAGGTGTACCTCTAGAAACCAGTAACGGTAACAATGTGTTGATATCTTCTAGCGGAAGTGGAACAAATGACTTCTTGGTATCTAACCAAGTTGCATCAAATCGAATTGGAGCAGTGGCTAATGGAATTGAATCTAGTCAAAACGGCGCCTTCAGAGGAAGAGGATCAAACAGTTTTAGCAGTTCAGGAGGAAGTATTGGTTCAAACAGATTCTCAGGTAGTAGATCTAATGGATTCATAGAAGCTTCATCAGGAAGAACGTCAAGCTCTGGATTTGGTATTCCATTGACTCCAGTCGTCTTTAACCAGAATGCTGCCCGTAACACACGGCCTGAATTCTCCTCATCCAGGGTGCCTTTGCAGCCATCAGGTGGGTTGTTGGCAAGTCTCAGTCCTAGTCAGACCGCACGTGGGCGGCATGTCATTCGAAGTGATTCCGGACAAAATACAGGTGTCTTTTTCACTCAGGGAGGCAGCCAGCCCTTGTCCCACAACAGTCAGTCTACGATCAGTAGACTACCTGTGACTCGCGTGACAAGTGTATCACGCCTACCGACTGCCTCTGCCCAAAGAAACACTAATAACGTCTTTAACACCCTGCCTTCAGGTGCTACAAGATTCTTCACATcaggaagaaacacaaacacattgcAGACCACCGACAAGATATCAACAGCAAGCCGTCGTAATGGTTCCGGAGGCTTTAACGTCCTACCCACTCCAGATGCTGCTCTCGCTTTTGGCAATAGAAATCCTGCTATAAGCTCCTCGTCGCAGAACTTCAACAGACCAAGCCGAAGAACCCCGCCGTTCGCTACCAGCAATTCAAGACGTCGAGTGAGGCCAGTCAGACGGAGGCAGCGCGTGGGCACATTCTAG